From Bacillus basilensis, a single genomic window includes:
- a CDS encoding ATP-dependent DNA helicase: protein MFTEKRLPFEVGKQDNFYDKLNEWIGDVFYDILPEKGFEERDEQIFMAFQLERAFQEKKVMFAEAGVGTGKTIVYLLYAICYARYTGKPAIIACADETLIEQLVKEEGDIAKLSEALGLSVDVRLAKSMDNYLCLRKLEDVMSGRAPEVIEDVYYELPQFVFDHGTMQNFTHYGDRKEFPLLNDEEWSKVNWDYFQDCFTCDSRHRCGQTLSREHYRKAADLIICSQDFYMDHIWTYDARKREGQIPLLPESSCVVFDEGHLVEYAAQKALTYRLKQTMMEQLLTRLLQNDIREEFAHLVEETIWQTERFFDVLQENKKEIAGSDRLEITVTEKVTAEAKRLYAKIGEVGDALVFESEMHTVNTYDLNIVDEHLDVLEHSLRLFMHEKNVITWGEEGDGAFTLVIMPRAVEEVLQEKVFSKKIPYIFSSATLSNNDSFAFTANSLGVKDYLSFSVASPFDYEEQMAVNLLSHTKENEWERKCQYTLENIQKTNGRTLVLFRTTQELAAFKEYVSKEQMSVPFLYEGDQEISQLVSRFQNEEETVLCAVHLWEGLDIPGSSLSHVIIWSLPFPPNDPVFEAKRKHVNDPFWNVDVPYMILRLRQGIGRLIRTSDDKGAISIFLSDTEDEKVVEAVKNVLPVEGKEL from the coding sequence ATGTTTACTGAGAAGAGATTACCATTTGAAGTAGGAAAACAAGACAATTTTTATGATAAGTTGAATGAGTGGATTGGAGATGTATTTTACGACATCCTTCCGGAAAAAGGCTTTGAAGAGCGTGATGAACAAATTTTTATGGCGTTTCAATTAGAGCGTGCTTTCCAAGAAAAGAAAGTAATGTTCGCGGAAGCGGGTGTAGGAACAGGGAAAACAATTGTATATCTTCTATATGCAATTTGTTATGCGCGTTATACTGGAAAACCAGCTATTATCGCTTGTGCAGATGAAACGTTAATTGAGCAGCTTGTAAAAGAAGAAGGGGACATTGCTAAGTTATCTGAAGCGTTAGGGCTATCTGTTGATGTAAGGCTTGCAAAATCAATGGATAATTATTTATGCTTACGTAAACTTGAAGATGTTATGAGTGGACGAGCTCCAGAAGTAATTGAAGACGTATATTACGAATTACCACAGTTTGTATTCGATCATGGTACGATGCAAAACTTTACTCACTATGGTGACAGAAAAGAATTTCCACTTTTAAATGACGAAGAATGGTCAAAGGTAAATTGGGATTACTTCCAAGATTGCTTCACTTGTGATTCACGTCACCGTTGTGGACAGACTCTTTCTCGTGAGCATTATCGTAAAGCAGCAGATTTAATTATTTGTTCTCAAGATTTCTATATGGATCATATTTGGACGTACGATGCTCGTAAGCGTGAAGGGCAAATTCCGTTATTACCAGAAAGTAGCTGCGTTGTATTCGATGAAGGACATCTTGTAGAATATGCAGCTCAAAAAGCTTTAACATATCGTTTAAAGCAAACGATGATGGAGCAACTTTTAACGAGATTGTTGCAAAACGATATTCGTGAGGAGTTTGCACATTTAGTAGAAGAAACAATTTGGCAAACAGAGCGATTTTTTGATGTGTTACAAGAGAATAAAAAGGAAATCGCCGGTTCTGATCGCTTAGAAATTACTGTGACAGAAAAAGTAACTGCTGAAGCGAAGCGACTTTATGCAAAAATCGGTGAAGTCGGAGACGCATTAGTATTTGAAAGTGAAATGCATACAGTAAACACGTATGATTTAAATATTGTTGATGAACATTTAGATGTATTAGAACATTCACTTCGTCTGTTCATGCACGAGAAAAATGTAATTACATGGGGTGAAGAAGGTGATGGAGCCTTCACGTTAGTGATTATGCCACGTGCTGTTGAAGAAGTATTACAAGAGAAAGTATTCTCGAAGAAGATTCCATATATTTTCTCTTCTGCTACACTATCTAACAACGATTCATTCGCATTTACGGCAAATAGTCTAGGGGTAAAAGATTACTTATCATTCTCAGTTGCCTCACCGTTTGATTATGAGGAGCAAATGGCAGTAAACCTACTATCGCATACGAAAGAAAATGAATGGGAAAGAAAGTGTCAATATACACTTGAAAATATACAAAAGACAAATGGACGTACACTTGTATTATTCCGTACAACACAAGAGCTTGCAGCGTTTAAAGAATATGTAAGTAAAGAACAAATGTCAGTTCCGTTCCTATATGAAGGGGATCAAGAAATTAGTCAGTTAGTTTCTCGTTTCCAAAATGAAGAAGAGACTGTGCTTTGTGCCGTTCATTTATGGGAAGGTTTAGATATTCCTGGTTCATCATTATCACATGTTATTATTTGGTCATTACCATTCCCTCCAAACGATCCTGTGTTTGAAGCGAAGCGTAAACATGTAAATGATCCATTCTGGAATGTAGATGTACCATATATGATTTTACGTCTTCGTCAAGGGATTGGACGTTTAATTCGTACGAGCGACGATAAAGGTGCTATATCAATCTTCTTATCTGATACAGAAGATGAGAAAGTGGTAGAAGCGGTGAAAAACGTACTACCAGTAGAAGGTAAAGAATTGTAA
- the ypwA gene encoding carboxypeptidase: MTVATYEVEKQFLTYVKKIQNYGEALSLMFWDLRTGAPKKGVDQRSEVIGMLSSEVFAMSTSDEMGNYLTELENLIREDKLSETTKKMVEECRKEYDRNKKIPQAEYEAYVKLEAKAESVWEEAREKSDFEMFRPYLEKIVEFKKKFITYWGYETYKYNTLLDMYEPGITVEVLDHVFGQLRERIVPLVKEISESQKRLKTSALSEHFSKEKQKNFTLELLKQLNYDFEAGRLDETVHPFEITLNRGDVRITTRYDEKDFRMAVFGTIHECGHAVYEQNIAEKFEGTPLCSGTSMGIHESQSLFFENFIGRNKSFWKKNYDVLKEYSDGQFNDISVDEFYDAINESKPSFIRIEADELTYPLHVMVRYELEKELFDGTLQVKDLPAAWNDKMEAYLGIRPANDAQGVLQDVHWAGGSFGYFPSYALGYMYAAQFKERMLKDIPNFDALLEEGNVTPIREWLTENIHQYGKTKKPLEILEDVTGEGLNANYLADYLEAKYKEIYEL; this comes from the coding sequence ATGACAGTAGCTACATATGAAGTAGAAAAACAATTTTTAACATATGTGAAGAAGATACAGAATTATGGGGAAGCATTAAGCTTAATGTTTTGGGACTTGAGAACAGGTGCGCCTAAAAAAGGTGTAGACCAGCGTTCAGAAGTAATTGGTATGCTTTCATCAGAAGTGTTTGCCATGTCGACTTCAGATGAGATGGGAAATTATTTAACAGAGCTTGAAAATTTAATACGTGAAGACAAACTTTCTGAAACGACGAAGAAAATGGTTGAAGAGTGTCGTAAAGAATATGATAGAAATAAGAAAATTCCACAAGCGGAATATGAAGCGTATGTGAAATTAGAAGCGAAAGCGGAAAGTGTGTGGGAAGAAGCTCGCGAAAAATCTGATTTCGAAATGTTCCGTCCGTATTTAGAAAAAATTGTTGAATTTAAAAAGAAATTTATTACATATTGGGGTTACGAAACATATAAATATAATACATTATTAGATATGTATGAGCCGGGTATTACAGTAGAAGTGTTAGATCACGTATTTGGTCAACTTCGTGAACGTATCGTTCCGCTTGTAAAAGAAATATCGGAGTCGCAAAAGAGATTAAAGACAAGTGCTTTATCAGAACATTTTTCAAAAGAAAAACAAAAGAACTTTACATTAGAGCTATTAAAGCAATTGAATTATGACTTTGAAGCAGGTCGTCTTGATGAAACGGTACATCCATTCGAGATTACATTAAATAGAGGGGATGTTCGTATTACGACACGCTATGATGAAAAAGATTTCCGTATGGCTGTGTTTGGAACAATCCATGAATGTGGTCATGCTGTATATGAACAAAATATTGCAGAAAAATTTGAAGGTACACCGCTATGTAGTGGAACATCTATGGGTATTCATGAGTCACAATCATTATTCTTTGAGAACTTTATCGGTCGTAATAAATCATTCTGGAAGAAAAATTATGATGTATTAAAAGAGTATAGCGATGGTCAATTCAATGATATATCAGTAGATGAGTTTTATGATGCGATTAACGAATCGAAGCCATCGTTCATTCGTATAGAAGCAGATGAGCTTACATATCCGCTTCACGTCATGGTTCGTTATGAACTTGAGAAAGAATTATTTGATGGTACATTACAAGTGAAGGATTTGCCAGCGGCTTGGAATGATAAGATGGAAGCATATTTAGGAATTCGTCCGGCAAACGATGCACAAGGTGTATTGCAAGATGTTCACTGGGCTGGTGGTTCATTTGGATACTTCCCATCTTATGCGCTTGGTTATATGTATGCAGCGCAATTTAAGGAAAGAATGTTAAAAGACATTCCGAACTTTGATGCATTGTTAGAAGAAGGAAACGTAACACCAATTCGTGAATGGTTAACAGAAAATATTCACCAATACGGTAAAACGAAAAAGCCACTTGAAATTTTAGAAGATGTGACAGGCGAAGGATTAAATGCAAACTACTTAGCAGATTATTTAGAAGCGAAGTATAAAGAAATCTATGAGTTATAA
- a CDS encoding IS3 family transposase (programmed frameshift) codes for MAKFTADEKIQIVLRYLNGNESYREMGRSIGISDTIILNWVNQYKQNGVEAFLKRCTNYTQQFKLDVLNFMIENGMSLFETAAIFNIPAPSTISVWKKQFETQGIDALQSKKKGRLSMKKDSNKQLKQALAEGSVEALEARIQQLEMENEYFKKVECLSSKQGKITKQDKAQVVYELRHKYSVKALVELATIPRSTYYDLVKKMNRPDVDADLKAEIKAIYEENEGRYGYRRIRDELTNRGQKVNHKKVQRIMKELGLKCVVRMKKYKSYKGKVGRIAPNFLERNFHTDAPNQKWVTDITEFKLFGEKLYVSPVLDLYNGEIITYTIGSRPTYSLVSEMLEKALERLPETHQLLMHSDQGWHYQMRQYVCTLESRAIVQSMSRKGNCYDNAVIENFFGIMKSEFLYIKEFESVEHFKRELEKYIDYYNTKRIKAKLKMSPVQYRTHFYQAA; via the exons ATGGCTAAATTTACTGCTGATGAAAAAATACAAATCGTTCTACGTTATTTGAACGGAAATGAAAGTTATCGAGAAATGGGTAGATCGATCGGTATAAGTGACACAATCATTTTGAATTGGGTAAACCAATATAAACAGAATGGTGTGGAAGCTTTTCTAAAACGATGTACAAATTACACACAACAATTTAAACTAGACGTACTAAACTTTATGATTGAAAACGGTATGTCCTTATTTGAGACGGCAGCTATCTTTAACATTCCTGCCCCTTCAACGATTTCTGTTTGGAAAAAACAGTTCGAAACACAAGGAATTGATGCCCTTCAATCTAAGAAAAAGGGGCGTCTATCCATGAAAAAAGATTCAAATAAACAATTAAAACAAGCTTTAGCTGAAGGGTCAGTCGAAGCACTTGAAGCACGTATTCAACAGCTTGAGATGGAAAATGAGTACT TTAAAAAAGTTGAATGCCTTAGTTCAAAACAAGGAAAAATCACGAAACAAGACAAAGCGCAAGTAGTCTATGAATTAAGGCATAAATATTCGGTGAAGGCACTCGTGGAGCTAGCTACTATTCCTCGAAGCACGTATTATGATTTAGTAAAGAAAATGAATCGTCCAGATGTAGATGCCGATTTGAAAGCGGAGATTAAAGCGATTTATGAGGAAAATGAAGGTCGTTATGGTTACCGTCGCATTCGTGATGAATTAACGAATCGTGGTCAGAAAGTGAATCACAAGAAGGTTCAGCGCATTATGAAAGAGCTTGGATTAAAGTGTGTTGTGCGTATGAAAAAATATAAGTCTTATAAAGGAAAAGTTGGTAGAATTGCACCTAATTTTTTAGAGCGTAATTTTCATACAGATGCACCGAATCAAAAATGGGTAACAGACATCACAGAGTTTAAATTATTTGGAGAAAAACTGTATGTATCACCTGTATTAGATTTGTATAATGGTGAAATTATTACCTATACAATTGGTTCTAGACCGACGTATTCACTTGTTTCAGAGATGTTAGAGAAAGCATTGGAACGTTTACCTGAAACCCACCAGCTACTGATGCATTCAGATCAAGGATGGCATTATCAAATGAGACAGTACGTCTGTACACTTGAATCAAGAGCTATCGTCCAGAGTATGTCTCGAAAAGGCAACTGTTACGACAACGCAGTAATAGAGAATTTCTTTGGGATTATGAAGTCGGAGTTCCTCTACATAAAAGAGTTTGAAAGTGTAGAGCATTTTAAAAGAGAATTAGAAAAATATATAGATTATTATAATACGAAACGGATTAAGGCAAAATTAAAAATGAGCCCGGTACAATACCGGACTCACTTTTATCAAGCTGCCTAA
- a CDS encoding GNAT family N-acetyltransferase → MIYTYTVMTQKEAEEMAYNWHYEGKYSFYDIEADEEDLAEFLHEESRGDHTFSVKENGTLIGFLSFSNVNNQTVDIGLGMRPDITGSGFGLQFVNAGLDFSKEKYGCNYITLSVATFNERAIKVYKRAGFEAVGTFIQKTNGSCFEFLKMSYLCKK, encoded by the coding sequence ATGATTTATACATATACAGTAATGACGCAAAAAGAAGCGGAGGAAATGGCATATAACTGGCATTATGAAGGGAAATATTCCTTTTACGATATAGAAGCAGATGAAGAAGATTTAGCTGAGTTTTTACATGAGGAGAGTAGAGGAGATCATACTTTTTCTGTGAAGGAAAATGGCACTCTCATTGGTTTCTTAAGTTTTAGTAACGTAAATAATCAAACGGTTGATATAGGGCTTGGAATGAGACCTGATATAACTGGAAGTGGATTTGGTTTACAGTTTGTAAATGCTGGACTAGATTTTAGTAAAGAAAAATATGGTTGCAATTATATAACATTATCAGTAGCCACATTTAATGAGAGAGCAATCAAAGTGTATAAAAGAGCAGGATTTGAAGCAGTTGGGACGTTTATACAGAAAACAAATGGTAGTTGTTTTGAGTTTTTGAAAATGAGTTATTTATGTAAAAAATAA
- a CDS encoding type I methionyl aminopeptidase: MVTIKTKNEIDLMHESGKLLASCHREIAKIMKPGITTKEINTFVEAYLEQHGATSEQKGYNGYPYAICASVNDEMCHGFPADIPLTEGDIVTIDMVVNLNGGLSDSAWSYRIGKVSDEAEKLLLVAENALYKGIDQAIIGNHVGDVGYAIESYVANEGFSVARDFTGHGIGKEIHEEPVIFHFGKQGQGPELQEGMVITIEPIVNVGMRYSKVDLNGWTARTMDGKLSAQYEHTIAITKDGPIILTKL; the protein is encoded by the coding sequence ATGGTTACAATTAAAACGAAAAATGAAATAGATTTAATGCATGAATCTGGAAAATTACTTGCTTCATGTCATAGAGAAATTGCGAAAATAATGAAACCGGGTATTACGACAAAAGAAATTAATACGTTTGTTGAAGCATATTTAGAACAGCATGGTGCAACATCTGAGCAGAAAGGTTACAACGGGTATCCATATGCGATATGTGCATCTGTAAACGATGAAATGTGTCATGGGTTTCCGGCCGATATTCCTTTAACTGAGGGTGATATTGTAACAATTGACATGGTAGTAAACTTAAATGGTGGTCTTTCGGATTCTGCTTGGTCGTATAGAATTGGAAAAGTTTCTGATGAAGCAGAAAAGTTGTTGTTAGTAGCTGAGAATGCTTTGTATAAAGGGATTGATCAGGCGATAATCGGTAATCATGTAGGAGATGTTGGCTATGCAATTGAAAGTTATGTAGCAAATGAAGGTTTTTCTGTTGCAAGAGACTTTACGGGACATGGAATCGGTAAAGAGATTCATGAAGAACCAGTAATTTTTCATTTTGGGAAGCAAGGACAAGGGCCTGAGTTACAAGAAGGAATGGTAATTACGATTGAGCCGATTGTCAATGTAGGTATGCGATATTCGAAAGTAGATTTAAATGGATGGACCGCGAGAACGATGGACGGGAAATTATCAGCTCAATATGAGCATACAATTGCGATTACAAAAGATGGACCAATCATTTTAACGAAGTTATAA
- a CDS encoding xanthine phosphoribosyltransferase yields the protein MKVLQEKILNEGKVLSGDVLKVDAFLNHQIDPVLMQEIGKEFAKRFKEENITKIVTIESSGIAPAVMAALELGVKVIFARKRKSLTLQDNMYVANVYSFTKQETNEISLSRNHIDESDRVLIIDDFLANGQAALGLMSLVEQAGASIAGIGIVIEKAFQDGGKKLREQGVRVESLAEIASLDNGTVTFVQQETAEVK from the coding sequence ATGAAAGTATTACAAGAAAAGATTTTGAACGAAGGAAAGGTTTTATCTGGTGACGTATTAAAGGTAGATGCTTTTTTAAATCATCAAATTGATCCAGTACTTATGCAAGAAATCGGAAAAGAATTTGCTAAACGTTTTAAAGAAGAGAACATTACAAAAATCGTGACGATTGAATCTTCAGGCATTGCACCAGCAGTTATGGCTGCATTAGAGCTTGGTGTAAAAGTAATCTTTGCAAGAAAACGTAAATCGTTAACGTTACAAGATAATATGTACGTTGCAAACGTATATTCATTTACAAAACAAGAAACGAATGAAATTTCATTATCTCGAAATCATATCGATGAAAGTGATCGCGTTTTAATTATCGATGACTTTTTAGCAAACGGTCAGGCTGCTTTAGGTTTAATGAGTTTAGTCGAGCAAGCTGGAGCAAGCATTGCAGGAATTGGTATTGTTATTGAAAAAGCATTTCAAGATGGAGGAAAGAAGCTTCGTGAACAAGGCGTTCGTGTTGAATCACTAGCAGAAATTGCATCACTTGATAACGGCACAGTTACATTTGTACAGCAAGAAACTGCGGAGGTGAAGTAA
- the pbuX gene encoding xanthine permease PbuX yields MKQHPFKIASLGMQHMLAMYAGAIIVPLIVGGGLGLNQKELTYLVSIDLLMCGVATILQALSNRFFGIGLPVVLGCTFTAVGPMIAIGKQYGVSSIYGAIIAAGLFVVIFAKLFGKLVKLFPPVVTGSVVTVIGVTLVPAAINDMAGGVGSKDFGSLENLALAFGVLLFIIIMYRFFDGFIRSISILLGLLFGTIVAAFMGKVSLQAVGEADWFHGIQPFYFGTPTFELTPIITMVLVACVGIVEATGVYFALSDICNKKIGEKELTKGYRAEGLAMVLGGIFNAFPYTTYSQNVGLVQLTGVRNRVIIYTCGGMLIVLGFIPKIAAITTIIPKSVLGGAMLAMFGMVMAYGIKMLSSVDFGKQENLLIVACSVGIGLGVTVVPTLFSQLPESIRILTDNGIVLGSASAVLLNIVFNMVPQRKVKVKDEPVPIQSAVREA; encoded by the coding sequence ATGAAGCAACATCCATTTAAAATTGCATCGCTTGGTATGCAGCATATGCTTGCTATGTATGCTGGTGCAATTATCGTTCCGCTTATTGTGGGCGGTGGACTTGGTTTAAATCAAAAAGAGTTAACGTATTTAGTCTCAATTGATTTATTAATGTGCGGCGTTGCGACAATTTTACAAGCATTATCAAATCGCTTTTTCGGTATTGGACTTCCAGTTGTACTTGGTTGTACATTTACAGCAGTTGGGCCGATGATTGCAATCGGGAAACAATACGGCGTGTCTTCTATTTATGGGGCAATTATTGCTGCGGGGTTATTCGTTGTTATTTTTGCGAAATTATTTGGAAAGCTTGTAAAGCTGTTTCCACCTGTTGTAACAGGATCTGTCGTTACAGTAATTGGAGTTACACTTGTTCCTGCCGCTATTAATGATATGGCTGGTGGAGTAGGAAGTAAGGATTTCGGTAGTCTTGAAAATTTAGCATTAGCATTTGGTGTGTTACTATTTATCATCATTATGTATCGTTTCTTTGACGGATTTATTCGTTCAATCTCTATTTTACTAGGTCTATTGTTCGGTACAATCGTTGCAGCATTTATGGGGAAAGTAAGCTTGCAAGCGGTTGGAGAAGCGGATTGGTTCCATGGTATTCAACCATTTTACTTCGGTACACCAACATTTGAATTAACACCAATTATTACGATGGTTCTTGTTGCTTGCGTAGGGATTGTAGAAGCAACGGGTGTATACTTTGCGTTATCTGATATTTGCAATAAAAAGATCGGTGAAAAAGAATTAACAAAAGGCTATCGCGCAGAAGGATTAGCGATGGTGTTAGGTGGTATTTTTAACGCATTTCCATATACAACATACTCTCAAAACGTAGGACTTGTTCAATTAACTGGAGTAAGAAATCGCGTTATTATTTATACTTGTGGTGGTATGTTAATCGTTCTTGGATTCATTCCTAAAATCGCAGCTATTACAACAATCATTCCGAAATCAGTACTTGGCGGTGCAATGCTAGCGATGTTCGGTATGGTTATGGCTTATGGTATTAAAATGTTAAGCAGTGTTGATTTTGGAAAACAAGAAAACTTATTAATTGTTGCATGCTCTGTCGGAATCGGACTTGGAGTTACAGTCGTTCCTACATTATTCTCACAACTTCCAGAAAGTATTCGTATTTTAACAGATAACGGAATCGTACTTGGAAGTGCGTCAGCAGTCCTTTTAAATATCGTATTTAATATGGTGCCGCAGCGTAAAGTGAAAGTAAAGGATGAACCAGTTCCGATACAAAGTGCGGTAAGAGAAGCGTAA
- a CDS encoding DUF1963 domain-containing protein, producing the protein MEIDQIKNILRKRATIFQTGGKRPDLSINESWIGKIPYSLPNETYPIDRYQDKMYAIMMLNLTQIPFVPEAVKDMKAIAVFLSPNFVKDLSNLSGNFCVREYDSLEELVPNEMSLTFPSLKPFPLIPKLVADEFPQWDTEDFPHNVQDKIIELENTIEIDYYEDIFEENHYIHKLGGYACFAQSGIQWPADYEFIFQITDDPKAHLKIIHDGGIYFAKNSKTNDWIAHCDFL; encoded by the coding sequence TTGGAAATAGATCAAATAAAGAATATCTTAAGAAAAAGAGCAACTATCTTTCAAACAGGCGGAAAAAGACCTGATTTATCTATAAATGAAAGTTGGATTGGAAAGATTCCCTATTCATTACCAAATGAAACTTACCCAATCGATCGCTATCAAGATAAAATGTATGCGATCATGATGCTTAATTTAACTCAAATACCTTTTGTTCCAGAAGCAGTAAAAGATATGAAAGCAATCGCAGTATTTCTTTCTCCAAACTTTGTTAAAGATTTGTCCAACTTATCAGGGAATTTTTGTGTTAGGGAATATGATTCTTTAGAAGAACTAGTACCGAATGAAATGTCACTTACGTTTCCAAGTCTAAAACCATTCCCCTTAATACCAAAGTTAGTAGCTGATGAGTTTCCACAATGGGATACGGAAGATTTCCCCCACAACGTGCAAGATAAAATTATTGAACTTGAAAATACAATTGAGATTGACTACTACGAGGACATTTTTGAAGAAAATCATTACATACACAAATTAGGAGGCTATGCTTGCTTTGCCCAATCAGGTATCCAATGGCCCGCGGATTATGAATTTATTTTTCAAATAACAGACGATCCAAAAGCACATTTAAAGATTATTCATGACGGCGGAATTTATTTTGCTAAAAATAGTAAAACAAATGATTGGATCGCACATTGTGATTTCTTGTAG
- a CDS encoding DUF418 domain-containing protein, protein MTQNISQGERIHSIDIIRGIAVLGIFLVNWPVIAGIDSRDLSGVYEGLDSYIRLFYDMFIQTKFYTIFSFLFGLGFYIFMTRAEAKTDRPKTLFVRRLLILLLFGFLHYVLLWDGDILHSYAIAGFFLFLFYKREPRTILIWAIVLLSIFQFLMLIASIGIAFMPKEELGLSLPIMPLEDWVSQIQNRFYAFYADGIGLNISMLPETLGLFLLGLYAGKKDIFRRTKELDPKLKKWQIIMFVLTLPFWFFMVRYFLSTSSYEPLYMQGLAMFSGKTLFIFYIFTLMRLLQKERWQTLLRPFQYVGRMALTNYISHTIVTLLVFGLLFKNYYPAPLWVGPLFCIGFYTLQIFISRWWLSRYQYGPLEYIWRLGTYGKMMPLKKKSKVS, encoded by the coding sequence ATGACACAAAATATTTCACAAGGCGAGAGGATACACTCCATCGATATTATTAGAGGGATAGCAGTACTAGGTATTTTTCTTGTTAACTGGCCTGTTATCGCCGGGATTGACTCACGTGATCTTTCAGGAGTTTATGAGGGGCTAGATAGCTATATCCGTCTATTTTACGATATGTTTATTCAAACAAAGTTTTATACTATCTTTTCATTTTTATTCGGCCTAGGCTTTTACATTTTTATGACTCGTGCTGAAGCGAAAACAGATCGTCCAAAAACTTTATTTGTTCGTCGCTTACTTATTTTATTATTATTTGGTTTCTTACATTACGTTCTTTTATGGGACGGAGACATTTTACATAGTTATGCAATCGCTGGATTTTTCTTATTTTTATTTTATAAGAGAGAACCTCGTACCATTTTAATATGGGCCATCGTTTTATTAAGTATTTTTCAATTTCTTATGCTAATTGCTAGTATTGGTATTGCCTTTATGCCAAAGGAGGAACTTGGATTATCCTTACCAATCATGCCACTTGAAGACTGGGTGTCACAAATACAAAATCGTTTCTATGCATTTTATGCCGATGGAATAGGGCTAAATATTTCGATGCTCCCAGAAACACTCGGATTATTTCTACTCGGTTTATACGCTGGTAAAAAAGACATTTTCCGTCGTACGAAAGAGTTAGATCCGAAACTAAAAAAATGGCAAATTATTATGTTCGTTTTAACATTACCGTTTTGGTTCTTTATGGTTCGTTATTTCTTATCAACATCGTCATATGAACCACTTTATATGCAAGGTCTTGCAATGTTTAGCGGGAAAACATTATTCATATTCTACATTTTCACGCTCATGCGTTTATTACAAAAAGAAAGATGGCAAACATTATTACGTCCATTCCAGTACGTTGGTCGAATGGCGTTAACAAATTACATCTCGCATACAATTGTTACATTACTTGTATTCGGACTACTGTTTAAAAATTATTATCCTGCTCCATTATGGGTAGGACCACTATTCTGCATCGGTTTCTACACGTTACAAATCTTTATTAGCCGCTGGTGGCTGTCACGTTATCAATACGGGCCACTTGAATATATATGGCGCCTTGGTACGTATGGGAAAATGATGCCACTTAAAAAGAAAAGCAAGGTCTCGTAA